The following proteins are encoded in a genomic region of Pseudomonas sp. Os17:
- a CDS encoding flagellar hook-associated protein 3 translates to MRISTAQYYETSAANYQKNFSNAIKSGEEASSLVRVKTAADDPVGAARLLQLGQQASLLDQYKANSNSIKASLGQAESVMTSINNVLDRAKQLAVGAGSAGYTDADRQANAAELGQIEEQLLSLMNSQDENGKYLFGGSKDDVPPFSRNSDGTYSYNGDQSSLKLPVGDTMMMAANSTGWDVFQQALNTSRSQVTMTSPAVDDGRVSLSNGQMSNSGAYNSQFRAGEPYTVSFVSGTQLQILDGSGNDVTAEASKGGVVGTSPNQTVSFRGIDLNLNVNLKSGDVANTVLPGHSFTLASKPDTFNVARSPGNPSMTQVSATSVTDPVAYNSTFPSGNAVLKFTSATNFDLYAAPLTADSKPVSSGVVGPGNIATAAGVSFTLTGAPSPAANDQFSVAVNTHETQNILDTVSQLKNALNTPTDGNVLATQKQLADLASGMANLASGVDQLSIGISSIGGRGSALATQNEINESLAAANVTTRSAISDSDPAEVMTRLTLQQTMLQASQLAFSKITQLGLFNKV, encoded by the coding sequence ATGCGCATTTCCACCGCCCAGTATTACGAGACTTCGGCTGCCAACTATCAGAAGAACTTCTCCAACGCGATCAAGAGCGGCGAAGAAGCCAGCAGCCTGGTCCGGGTCAAGACCGCCGCCGACGATCCGGTGGGCGCTGCCCGTCTGCTGCAATTGGGTCAGCAGGCTTCCCTGCTTGATCAGTACAAAGCCAACAGCAACTCGATCAAGGCTTCCCTGGGCCAGGCCGAGTCGGTGATGACCAGCATCAACAACGTCCTGGACCGCGCCAAGCAACTGGCCGTCGGCGCGGGCAGCGCCGGTTACACCGATGCCGACCGCCAGGCCAATGCTGCCGAGCTGGGGCAGATCGAAGAGCAACTGCTGAGCCTGATGAACTCTCAGGACGAAAACGGCAAGTACCTGTTCGGTGGTTCCAAGGACGACGTTCCGCCGTTCAGCCGCAACTCCGATGGCACCTACAGCTACAACGGTGACCAGAGCAGCCTGAAATTGCCGGTGGGCGACACCATGATGATGGCCGCCAACAGCACCGGTTGGGATGTGTTCCAGCAGGCGCTCAACACCAGTCGTAGTCAGGTCACCATGACCTCGCCGGCGGTGGATGATGGACGGGTTTCCCTGTCCAATGGCCAGATGAGCAACAGTGGCGCCTACAACAGCCAGTTCCGCGCTGGCGAGCCTTATACCGTGTCGTTCGTCAGCGGTACCCAGTTGCAGATCCTCGATGGCAGCGGCAACGATGTGACCGCCGAGGCCAGCAAGGGTGGCGTGGTCGGTACTTCGCCGAATCAGACGGTGAGTTTCCGGGGTATCGATCTGAACCTGAACGTCAATCTCAAGTCCGGCGATGTCGCCAACACGGTGCTGCCGGGCCATAGCTTCACCCTGGCGTCGAAGCCGGACACCTTCAACGTTGCGCGTTCTCCGGGCAACCCGAGCATGACTCAGGTTTCAGCCACCAGCGTGACTGACCCGGTGGCCTACAACTCGACGTTCCCGAGCGGTAACGCGGTGCTCAAGTTCACCAGCGCCACCAACTTCGACCTGTATGCCGCGCCGCTGACGGCCGACAGCAAGCCAGTGTCTTCAGGGGTGGTCGGTCCGGGCAATATTGCCACTGCGGCAGGTGTGAGCTTCACCCTGACGGGCGCTCCGTCGCCGGCCGCCAACGATCAGTTCAGCGTGGCGGTCAACACTCACGAAACCCAGAATATCCTGGACACCGTGAGTCAGTTGAAAAACGCCTTGAACACACCCACCGACGGTAACGTCCTGGCGACCCAGAAGCAGTTGGCCGACCTCGCCTCGGGCATGGCCAACCTGGCCAGTGGTGTCGATCAGCTGTCCATCGGCATCAGCTCCATCGGTGGTCGTGGCTCGGCGTTGGCCACCCAGAACGAAATCAACGAAAGTCTGGCGGCAGCCAACGTCACCACGCGTTCGGCCATCAGTGATTCCGATCCGGCCGAAGTCATGACCCGTCTGACCCTGCAGCAGACCATGTTGCAGGCCTCGCAGTTGGCCTTCAGCAAGATCACTCAACTCGGCCTGTTCAACAAGGTCTGA